CAAAAAAGGTAAGTGAAAAGGACTTTCATTTATTTGGGCATGTTATTCGAAGAATTTCATGTGTGTTTTTATTCAAATTTCAGTTTGGGTATATTAATTGAGAATTTTTGAAAAACGCTATCGGAATAAATATTGATTTTCAAAAAAATACTGCGGAATGTAGGATAAAATTTCGGGTTGGAATATTCAGTTTAAGGCATATAAGTGGATGAGAGCTCTTTTTTAGTTTTTCAGAGTTTTTGACATATAGGCTCCGTCGAGAGTATACCCGAGTTTTTTGTAGTATTCCCTGGCACCTATTCCACTGATTATTGCAAGTTTTTCGTAGCCGGATTCATATGCAGTTTTTTCAGCGTGCTCAAGGAGTTCTGTTCCATAGCCCCTGTGCTGCCATTCCTTTTGTTTTGCCCCTTTTCCTACGGGTACCATGGAGCCGTAAACATGTAGTTCTCTTATTAGGGCGGAATCTTGCAGTTCCTGGCGGTGGGGGACAGCCGGGAAGCGCAAACGTGTAAAACCTATAAGGACATCTGCCGAAAGGTCTTCAAAAGCAATGAAATGTTCTGTGCCATTACAGGCTTCGTAAGTTTCCACAGTAAGCTCGATATCTTTCTCATTCATCCTTTTTCCTTTCAGGCTGTTGTGCCCAACTTCCCTGCAGCGTATACAGTGGCATTTTCCTCCTTTTTTCCGGAGTTTTTCTTCTGCAAGCTGCCTCAAGTTACTCTTTCTGACGCCTGCTAAGATTTGATTGGCTGGAATGTCTCGCTGGATGCGCTGAAGTCTTACCCATTTAGGCAGGACAGCCTTTATGTCTGCAACAAGCTCTGCAGCCTCTTCGTCTGAAAGTGCCTGATATTCTCCGGCTTCCCACATCCTGTGCAGAGCTGTGCCTTCAGTCACAAGGGTTGGATAAATTTTGAGGTAATCCGGCATGAAACGCGGATCTTCAAAGAGTTTCTTAAATCCTCTCAGGTCGAGTTCAGAATCTGCTCCCGGGAGGTGAGGCATCATGTGGAAACCTACCTTAAAGGCGCTGTCTCTTAAAACCCGGTTAGCTCTGACAATTTCTGCAATTCCATGTCCTCTCTGCATTCTGGTTAAGACAAAGTCATAAACACTCTGGACTCCAAGCTCAACCTTTGTCCCTCCAAGCCTAAGGAATTCGTCCACATGTTCTTCTTCTGCCCAGTCTGGACGTGTTTCGAATGTTATGCCCACGTTTCGGATTTCAGCTGTTTCGTTGGCTTTTTGAACTTCTTCAAGTGGAATGTAAGGGGTGGATTTTCCGATCCTCCAGGCATTTTCTCTCCATTCGGTGCCTGTGAAATCGTTCATCGCTTCCAGGCAGCGTTTGCTAAACCATTCCTGATAGTCGAGGCTGCGCGCTGAAAATGTGCCTCCCATAACTATCAGCTCCACTTTCTCTACATCATGGCCTATCTCCTTTAGCTGAGATAGCCTGGACTGGACCTGGGCGTAAGGGTCAAACTCGTGTCGAATGGCTCTCATTGCTGCAGGTTCTCTTCCCATGTAGCTCTGAGGAGATTTAAATGCTGAATTGGGACCTCCCGGGCAGGGCAGGCAAACTCCATGAGGGCATGGGGCAGGAGAGGTCATTACAGCAATTACCGCAACTCCGGAAATTGTCCGTACGGGTTTTCGCCTGAGGAACTCTTTTATTATAGCCTGCTCCTCAGGTGTACCCTGCATAATGATATCTCCATTTCTGGGCAGGCTGGCAAGATGATATAGCTTACTCACATCTTTTTTTACTTTGTTCAACTGGACTTCGTCTTTTATTTCGCCGGCAAGTGTCTTTTCAAGGACACTCCGGCAGGCTCTTTTATAATCAGCTTCCTTCATTTTAAATTCCGTCTTTCCGGCATTTATTTCCGGCTATTTCTTTTGGCAGCAGTTTCAGATGAAAGTGGTTTGAGACTTATCTCTAAGTATGGAGTTCCCTTATGTCGGATTCTTTAAATTCTCGTAGTCTGAATTCTCAATAAACTTGCTTCATCTGAAACCTGCTGTTTCATTTCTTTAAAAAAAGGTATTTTCGATCTTTATGCTAAGATCGTTGTTTGAATTTTTCCTTTTGTATTGTATTAATTAGTACTCAATTTCTTCTGTAACCATCCACAGGTCCAGGGTGATCAGCAGACGTCGAATCCGATTATGAAAGTCCCCTGCCCTACCCGTGGCTTGAGGCCCATTACAGACCTGATGTACTCGTCTGATGGAGTGGAAGGGGAAGCAAGCACGGTATTAGCCACGTTGCTCACGCACTCTACTTCTTTACAACTCTGGGGAGGGAGTACAACAGTAAGTGGCTCTTTTTTTGCGATATGCGGCTTCGGTACTGCACTCCTGTAAATTACAAAATTTCCCATCACCATCATATCCTTGCACTTTTTACACTCCTCGAGTTTTTCGGGGTCATAAACATCTTCACCTACTTTCTCTCCATACTGCATTAATATTACATTTGGTCCCTCAGGCCAGACGTAGTCCATGTTGGTTGTAAAGGCTATGATTACCTGGCGTTTGAAAACTTCCTTGATCCCTTGGTTATCTCCTATTCCCATGCCCATCAAGACCGCACCTTCGGCTTTTTTCTCGAGCTCAACTATTTTCTCCTTATCTTCTTCATTCAAAATGTACGTATCTTCCACGCCTTTGATGGCTTTAATCCTGCAGAGGACATCTTGGATAATATCTTGGCATTCCAAAGCTTGATACCCCACGTTGTTTTTAATCCTATGTTGCATTGTTCAGGTATAAAATATGATCTTATATCGTTATCCGTATAATCTCAGAGTATATCGTTATCCGTATAATCTCAGAGTATATCGTTATCTGTATAATCCCAGATTGCCCTATCTTCAGGGCATCCTTTTTTCGGACTATTTTCTACTCTTTTCTTTTATATATCTTTCTTATTTTATATTTATTTTATTTATCTTCTCTATTTTATATTTCTTTTATTATATCGTCAATTTCTAATATGCTGCATAATGTACTGTACATCGTGTAAAATAGGCATTTTTTGACTTTTATTATTATAAAATTAATGAAAGTCCATGCGAAAAATAACTGAATTGTTTCAAAAGTTTATTCTCACTTTTACCATAATTATCTAAATTTGTCATCCCTACTGAACTATTTTGTGAACTGATTCTTTTCCTGCTCCCTGGTGTGCGCAGTAACAAAGCACATATAAAAAACAGCCCTACTATGGAATATTCAAGTACATTTTCTTTCTGGAAGATGCCTGCCAATGTATAATCTAAAATACATTCCTACTTTTGGAATAATAATGCTCTACTCGGTTATGCAGTGAGAAAAGATCGACATGTTTGAAGTGTCGGATATTTTTGCTGATCTTAAAGGTTTTCAAAATAGATACGTCTCGAATAAATGGTGTTTTTACATAATAGTTTTTTAAAATTAGTATTGTTTCAAATTATTTAGTCATACCTCTCTAAACACATTACCTTTTTTTCATAGTATTTTATAAGTATTTCGACTTTATCTTCTATGTTAACCTCTGACGAATATTCTGCCCGGGTTCTTTCGACATTTACCGTCATTTGTATCGTTGTTTTGCGCTTTTCCTCTCTAATTTCTCTGAAATAGACCACAAAAGATTTAATAATGCAATTATTTTATAGAACACTTGTAATCCAATTTAGAGGGATAAGGAGGGAATGAAATCCTCTTCGGCAATCGACGAAATTGAAATGTCTGATTTGGTGAAGAATGGTGAAACCCTTTAAGTGTTCGATCCCGACACTTCTTCTTACATACGATATATCTTAACAAACATGGAGGAAACAATAAAATGAAGAGATTTGCAGCATTATCACTGGCTGCTCTCATGCTTCTCACTGTATTTGCATCCGCCGCAAGTGCAGCAATTGAGATCCGTGGTCCAGTGTATAACGGCTCTAGTATCGACGACATAATTGATACATATGGCGACGGTACCATCCTTTCAATGGATGCAACTAAGTTTGCAGCATTCTACTACGACATTGACGATGATGTAACAACCGAAACCCTTTCCATTAAAGACGTTGCAGGCACTGAAGGCAACGTGATTGGAGAAGGCGGAATTGTTTATCAGACAACCATCCAGAAAGTTGACTACGAATATGAAAATGCAGCAGATGGATGGGACAACTACAGTCTGCTCGGTTTCTTCGCAGAGAAGTACATCCCGATCAACCCTGACAAAGCTGACAAGCTTGCAAAGCTCGTCCTTGACAGCGATGACAAGTACACCATCAGAACCGGCGAACTCCTCGACCTCGGCGAAGGCTATTCTATCGAAGCCAAGCAGGTCGATGTTGACGGTGAGAAAGTCTGGCTCGAATTCACCAAGGACGGAGAATTCGTAGATGACGAAATCATCTCAGTCGGTACTGGCAGTAACACCTGGGAAGTCGAACTCGATGATATCCAGGACGAAGACGATGTCGTTGTCCTCAAAGTGCATATCAACCAGGTCTTCCAGGGCGCAGTCGACAGCATTGCCCAGATCGAAGGTCTCTGGCTCATTGACTACGCAAACGCAATGACCATCGAGTCTGACGATGAATTCGGCGAACTCGACGATGTTTCCATCGACGGAGACACCCTTACCATCAGCAATGAAGACACTTTCACCCTTACCAGGGACTCCGACGAAGAAGTCGCTGAAGGCATCTTCTTTACCACAGCTGACACTCCCTCCAGCGTGCTCAGGTTCTATGCAATGAAGGAAATCACAGAGCCCGGCACCTATGAAATCAGAGGAGAAGTCGCTCCTAATGCAGATGACTTCGAATGGGATGCAGCCAACTTTGCAGGCTTCTACTACGATGTTGACGATGATGTATCCACTGAAACACTCAGTGTCTCCGACATTAGTGGAAACGTGATCCCTGAAGGTGGTCTTGTTTACCAGACATCCGTCGAGAACGTTGACTACGAGTACGCCAATGCAGAAGCAGGCTGGGACCAGTACCCTGTTATCGGCTTCTTTGCAGAAGAATACATCCCACTCAACCCTGACAAAGCTGACAAGCTTGCAAAACTCATCCTTGACAGCGATGACAAGTACACCATCAGAACCGGTGAACTCCTTGACCTCGGCGAAGGCTATTCTATCGAAGCCAAGCAGGTCGATGTTGACGGTGAGAAAGTCTGGCTCGAATTCACCAAGGACGGAGAATTCGTAGATGACGAAATCATCTCAGTCGGTACCGGTGACAACACCTGGGACGTCGAACTCGATGACATTCAGGACGAAGACGATGTTATTGTCCTCAGAGTCCACGTTAACCAGGTCTTCCAGGGCGCAGTCGACAGCATTGCCCAGATCGAAGGTCTCTGGCTCATTGACTACGCAAACGCAATGACCATCGAGTCTGACGACGAATTCGGCAACCTTGACGATGTATCCATCGACGGTGACACCCTTACCATCAGCAATGAAGACACCTTCACTCTGACCAGGGACTCCGAAGAGGAAATCGGCGAAGGCATGTACTTCAAGATCGCTGACACAGCTTCCAGCGCTCTCAGGTACTACCCATACGTTGAGAAGGTCATTGGAGGAGAAGGCGACGTCGAAGACATCGAAACTCCAGCCGAGACTGAACCTGCAGACGATAATGTGACTGAAGAAGTTACTGAACCTGCAGACGATAATGTGACTGAAGAAGTTACTGAGCCTGCAGACGATAATGTGACTGAAGAAGTTACTGAGCCTGAAGAACCCGGCGCTCCTGGATTCGGCTTTGTCTTCGGACTTGTCGGACTCCTCGCAGTTGTCTACCTCGTCAGGAGAAACAACTAAATTTTCTGAGTGAAGGGTTTTCTTAACTCTTCTCTCTTTCAATTCTTTTTTGAGTTTATTTTTTGTAGATAACTTTTTATTTGCAGATTTCTTAGTTCTGACGATTCTTTTTAATTCTGAAATCCTGATTCTTTAACCACCTGGTTTTTCAGGGTTTTACAGATCAAGGTGAATCTTATGAAAAAAAGTATAGCTTTAATATCTGTGTTTGCGGTTTTGATGATCGCGTTTTCAGGCTGCGTGGATAACAATACCCCTGCAGCTAACGGGACAGATTCAAACAATCCGGAAACAAACGCAATCTCTGATGATGATGCAGCTGGAATAAGCACGCTTGAAACCCTCCCTACCGGCTTTGAGTACGTTGGCACTCTTCCTCTCTCTACAGATGATATTAAAAGTGACTATAAAGCTGAAAATGCCTCAGGAATTCTTGGAGGATCCGAGGGTCTCTACAAATATTCCAGTGCAAATGTAACTGACTTTTATATTGACGTAATCGAGTTTGAAAATGCTGAGGATGCAAGCGGTTTTATCTCTATCTACCAGTCTTCCTTCATGCCGCTGCAGTCAGGCTCCCGTTTTGTTGAAGAGTTCTTTAACGGGCACTCTGCCGTGAAAATTACAGAATATGTAAGATCCGGAGGAGCTGACGTGCCAAGGTATTCCTATATCTGGAGCAACGAAAACTATGTGCTCGTAGTTTCCGGAAGTACCACTGACAACACCCTGGTAAAGCAGCTGGCAGAAGCAACAGGATACTGATTCTCTTCGAAGCGAAACTCAGGTGAGCAAAAAGAACGGTCATTCCCAGGTGCACGGTTAATATTTTGTATCAGGTCCCCACTGCCTGATGCTTTCGTTTTTATCTGCTGTACGCAGGTGGGCTCAAGCAGGGCACAATGTGCGGAAAGAAGGAAAAGGGAATACAACATAAAAGGGCATTTTGGAATAATACCAACCAATTAACCAAGGGGCACCAAAAGAACAGTAAAGCGGATAAGAAAGAAACCCCTGGGAGTTTGTTTACTTCAATCTCTTATCCGCCGACTTTTGTTTATTCTACTCAGGATCTTTCTGAATGCTATCAGAAAATTTCGCTTATTAAATTTCGCTTATTTAAAGTCGTTCACTTTATAAGCAAAACACCTTTTCCGCCAGCGTTTACATCACCAACAAACTTGCGATAGGTAATGCCTTCAACTTCTTCTGTCCCTTCTTCTTTGTAGGAGGGGAGTAGGTCGGATACCTCACCGTTGATGATGACCATACCGTTCTTCATTTCACTTGCAGGCATGGTTGCATTGCCTTCGATGACTATTTTTCCTCCGTTGTTTGAGATTGCAGGAAGGAGCCCTACATTGCCTTTTACGAGGATCTCTCCTCCGCACATATGTTCTCCGAGGTAGTCCTTCGTATTGCCATTGATGGTTATTTTTCCTCCGCGCATGCCGCAGGCCTCTCCGCGGTAACCTGAACCTACATAATAGGAAGCGTTTCCGTTGAGAATAATTTCTCCACCCGCCATCTCACAGCCAAGCCAGCTGTCAGCATCGCCATTGATTACAACCTTTCCACCCTTCATCCCAAAGCCGCAGTGCATATCCACATTGCTGTTGATCTCGATCTCTCCGGCGCTCATGTTTTGCCCGATGCGTTTTACCCTGGAGACATCGCCTTCGAAAACAATCTTTGTGTTTTCCACAGAGTCACTGCCTTCTACCTCTACATTGAAGAGGTCCCCAAGGGGACACTGTCCGTTTCCGTACCAGACAGAAACTGCCTTTATCTCTTCTGCGGTTTTGCCTGCAAGGTTGTCAGGGTTTACATTATCAGCTTCGATGGGGATTTTATTTGCTTTTTTGAGGGAAAGTTTTACAACCTGCATTTAGAACACCCCTTCCGTACCGATTTCAACAGGGTTCTCGAGGTACATATCCTCAACCATGTAGTTGGATTTGCTCACAGTGTAGTACTTCTTAAACTTGAAGTCTAGATCTTTCTGCATGGTGCTGTCTATGTTTTCGGGAACCTTTGCATTCACCCAGTAGATCCTGCCTTTAGGAGTGGCTTCGATTTCTCCGTCTTTTACAACGACAACTCCGTCTTTGAGGGTATACGCGGCACCTGAGAAAGCTTTCTTTACTTTTTGGTACTCTGTAGCCGGGTCAATCTGGCCTGGGAGGATGTCATAGATTGCAATATCTGCATCTGATCCTGCTTTCAGGTTTCCTTTCTCCGGTCTGCTGTATATCTTTGACTGGGTTCCCCGGGTCATGACAGCAAGCTCGTAGAAGTCCAGTTCCCTGTCAATTCCGGGCAGCACCATTCTGTCAAGTGCCATCTTGGAAAAGCCTGAGATAACCTCTTCTCTCCTTTTTGCGCTCATCAGGTAGGTAAAGGCTTCAGGATAGTTCACGAAAGAGCCGCCGTTAGGGCTGTCGGTTGTGAACATGATTTTCCAGGGGTCTTTTACGAGCAGAGCAAGCTCAAGCCCGATTGCCCACTGGACTGCATTTACGAAGCTCTTGGGGGAATAGAACAGGGGCACAACACCGGAAGCATCTTCAAGTTCGATATCCTGGTTGCTCCACTTCTCGTGCAGCATCCTTGAGTTTGCGTATTCTACCGGTCCGTCTGCAGTCATGGTCACTGCAGGGCCAAAGATGACCTGTCCAAGGTCGAAAGTCAGGTGGTTTGCCCCGTTAATGTAATCTGAAACCATTGGGGCTCCTGTCTCAAAGTCCCTCCAGGAAGTGCCTGCATAGGCGTTGAACTGCACGTGAGTAACGTGGAGAGACTGCCTGTCCCTGCTTGGCTTTACCTTTTCAAAAAGCTTCATGGTCTCTATGGTGGTTGCATAGTTACCAGGCTTTCCCAGGTTGTTGCAGTGCACATGTACGGAATGAGGGAGCTGCAGGCGTTCATTAGCTTCTGCAAGCCCCATGAGGATCTCTTCAGGGGTTACATCAAAGTTCGGAACGGGATCATAGAGTCCGCTCACGTTCTTGCCCCAGCCCCAGGCTTCTCCACCGCCCGGGTTTACGATCTTTACTCCATATCCTCTTGAGGCTTTCAGGCCCCAGGCAATATAAGCTGCGAGTTTTTCAGGTTCTTTGTCCCTGATGTATTCCATAACCTGCCAGTTGCTTCCGAAGAGAGAAAGTCCCATTTTGTCAAGGATGGGTATTTCCTTAAATTCCTCATGGGTGTGCCTTGCAGCAAGCAGAGGAATTGCAGCCTCACAGATAGTTGTGTATCCGAGTTTTGCATACCTGTACCCGATTGCGTAAGTATTGGGGGTGTTGTACCCTACCTGCGCTCTCGTCTTTTCTGTGCGTGCAACCTGGCCCGAAAGTCCGGGTACAAGGTTTTTTCTGGCATCATTCGGATTGATAAAGCGACCTACGTTGATTTTTCCGGCGCTGTGGGTATGCCCGTCAAAGCCCCCTGCCATGGTGAGCCTGCCTTCCGCATCAATAACCTTTGCGTTTCCAGATACGCTGTCTACGATCTTGCCGTCTCTTACGCAGATGTCCATAGTCTCGCAGTTAATCCCCTGAGCCGGATCACAGACGCTTGCGTTTTTAATCAGGATTTCCGACATCTTATGCACCTCTCTTCAGTTCCCTGACCTTTTCAGTCAGGTCTTTTACGATTTCTTCGTCGGTCTTGAATTTTGAATCAATCAATTTCTTCATGTGCAGGGAAATTGCGTCCATACGGTAAGCTGTCCCTTCTGCTTCGATTCCCACAATTGCCGATGGAATCACCACATCTGCAAGTTCGGTTGTAGGGTTGGCATACGGGTCAATCTGGATTACAGGGATTCTTGCAAGATGCCTGACAGCTTTTTGTGGGAAGTGGGCCCCGGCATCAGCTGCAGCTATAATTGCAGCGTCCGGTTCCTCGCGCACAAGCAGGTCGTTTGCTCCGGTTTCTCCGGGGTTGTAATAGGGGTATCCTTTTGCAAAGTCGATCGCCATCGGGAAGCCTGTCTCCCAGGTTGCTACCTGTCCGAAACCGGTAACGTTATAGTGCCCACGCATTCCGATCATTACGGCTTTTGTGTGCTGGTTAAGGTCTGATATAAGGGAAGACATGGCATCTCCGTTCTTGTACTTTGAGCGGGATTGGGTGACTCCCATACCGAAGAAAATACAGGCAAACTTTGCGTTCTTCAGGGTTTCTGCAAGCTCAATGATTTCTGCCTTAGGAACACCTGCAACGGTTTCCGGAATAACATCCTCGTGACCGTTTACAATTGAGCGGAGAGCAGTTACAAGGAGCAGGTCTGATCCCTGTTCAATTTCCACATACTTATCGGCGAGTTTTGCAGTGTCGGTTTTTCTAACATCAATAACTGCCATTGTCCTGGCTTTCCTGCCTTTCTCGGTAAAGAAACCTTTTGAAAAGCTTGAGTAACGGGACATATGTCTGGGGTGGGCATGTACAGGGTTGCAGCCCCAGAAGACGATTACGTCTGCCCTGTTCTTTATTTCTCCAAGGGATGCTGATGGGGATCCTTTTTCCTGGGCAGCAAGGGCTGACGGCCCATGGCAGACATTTGCTGTAGAATCTATAATTGAACCTGTTTCTTCGGCAAGCTGAATTGCTCCGCTGATCGCTTCACAGGAGGTAGAGCACCAGCCATAGGAAAGTGTCCTCCTGGAACTTACCAGGATTTTTGCAGCAGCTTCGATTGCCTCCTCATAGGAAACAGAAACAAGTTCTCCATCTTTTCTGATCATCGGGGTTTCTATCCTGTCATGCTCAAACATGCCGACAAATTTGCTGTGTCCGAGGATACAGGCATTTTCTATTTTTGTAATCTTATTATCTTCAACAGTGACTGTGATATCGTCGCAGAGAGATCCGCAGAGGGAACATACTGCGTCCTTAATTACTGGCATATTTTTTCCTCCGAATTTTTCAAGTTTTTCCGGACCTGGATGAAAATGTGAATTTCTTGTTTCAGGGGACCTTTAATCTTCCAAATACTTCTTCATCAGGGACTTCATATCCAGAGGCTTTTCATCCGTGACCTCAATTTCCGCAGGGACGCCTTTGAATCCTGGCATTCCGCAGCCGTGTGTATCAGGGCTCAGCACTGCATTTGCCCAGGGGCCCATAGGGATAAAGGCAAGACCATCTGGATTTCCTTCGTTTGCCTTTGCAAATACCACCACTTCCCAAAATTCAGTGGCAACCTTCAGGTTGTCTCCCTCGGAGGCGCCCAACCTCTCAAGGTCTGCAGAGTTCAGTTCGCAGTAAGCGCAGGCATCAAAATAACCTTTGTGTGTTTTTGCTTCCAGATGTGCGCCCTGGTCGGCGGTCCTTCCGGATATGAGATTTGCTTTTATTTTCATGGAAATTCCTCATCTGGGGTGTAATAGAGTTTTGATAAAGAGTTTCGATAAACTGAATCGTTATCTTAGCTGAGTCTTTTTAGTGTTCAAGTGATCAGGTCTAAATCGGTTCTGAAGTCCATTGATAACGTTTAAATTGAATCATGGGTCGATGTCCTTCTTTTGAGAGTGGACACCCGAGGGTCCAGCTTTAAGGTCCTACAGTTCCAGTGGCTCTACTATCTGGATCTGGGGCCTTCTCTTCCTATCCGTTATTTGTACTAATTTTTCGTTATAATTATGCGGCTTATATAGATCTAAGCAGATTTTATGCATAAGTGGCATTCCCTAATTATGCCTGATTGATGGGAACCCTTTATGTGTGATTTTCCCATATTTCCCGTGTTTTTAAAAATCGATGTGAAATATGTGTATTATATCTTTTAAATTATATATTGATCTGCTATACTTACCATACCCAATAATCCTTTTTATTATATATTACCATATTATGTTACTTCTAACATAACGTGCTTACTGTTACCCTTTCCATTTCCCGAATACCTGCTGTATCTGTCTGTTTTATTCTCCTGCCTCATTCCGGAACAACAAATTATGGGGCGTGGGGGCAATCATTGATTAAATCTTAAAAAATGAGCACAAACTTCAGCACGTGCTTCCTGTCTGAAAAAAAGTTGAAAGATCCGCAGGCTTATGGTTTTTAGGAGCGCCCCCTTATGCTCAAATTATGAAAAAAGCCCTTTTTACCCATTTCCAATCGTTACCCTTTAATATATCTTTGTCCATTTGTGTGTTGCAAGCCCGGATAGCCTAGTCGGTTGGGGCGCCAGACTCATAGGGACCTTATATGAGGCGTCTTTAATCTCCTGAGATATCTGGAGGTCGCGTGTTCGAGTCACGCTCCGGGCACCTGATTCTTTTTTTAAAGTATTTTTAAATTCTGTTCTGTTTTCATGCTTTTTCGGTTTGTGGGATATTTGTTGTTATTCCTCTAATTTCTCTATACTGTATCTCAACAATTTCATTATCTTATTATTGTTCCTCTACAATAGAAATAATGCACTTTTTAACCTTGTTCTCCGCAACAACAATAGTACCTTCTGGAAATAAAACAACACTATAATAAAAACTTTCTATATTAAAGCTGATCTTTTCTTTCATGTTTTTAGATCTCACACTTAAGTGTTCTGTCATCTGAAGCTGAAACAGCATACTTTTCATCAGGGGTGACGGAAACTGTTCTAACCAAATCAGAGTGATTTTTTTGAGTTTTAGCATATCAACTACTGGTATTGATATAAATACAAAATACTACAGGAAACAGAATTTTTAAGAAAATATTGTCAAATTGGATTGGATTTTAGGATCTTATTTGATGTTCTTTTCATTTTGAGCTCATTTAGTAATACTCTTATATGTTTAGGTAATATCGTTGTGTGTTGTTTATGTCTTTTATTCAGACTATCAGGTGATTAGTAGGGTAATTCACAAAAAAAGGGTGTTTTGTAATGGAGAAAAAAAAGTTATCTGTATTATTTTCTGTTTTCCTGACAGCCCTGATCTTAATGACGGCAGGCTGCGTTAGTCAGGACAGTTCCCAAGCTGAGGAAATATCGGCTAAGGGGATGTCGGTTGAAGAAGCTCTGGCTGAGGAGACACTGACTGAGAATACTGCTGAAGGGTCACAGCACGCGGATGTTGCTTATCTTAGCGGTGGAGATTATGGCTATCCCCAGCCATTTACGATATATCCGAGGGGTCCTGGCTCATCAAAGGTCGGAATGATCTTTGACAGTCTGTTAGAAAGAGATGAAGTCGGTATAATTCCCTGGCTGGCTGAAAGCTGGGATGTCAGTGCAGATGGAACAGAATATACATTTCATCTCCGCAAAGGTGTA
The Methanosarcina sp. WWM596 DNA segment above includes these coding regions:
- a CDS encoding molybdopterin dinucleotide binding domain-containing protein gives rise to the protein MKIKANLISGRTADQGAHLEAKTHKGYFDACAYCELNSADLERLGASEGDNLKVATEFWEVVVFAKANEGNPDGLAFIPMGPWANAVLSPDTHGCGMPGFKGVPAEIEVTDEKPLDMKSLMKKYLED